One stretch of Chitinophaga pendula DNA includes these proteins:
- a CDS encoding 3-hydroxyacyl-CoA dehydrogenase family protein encodes MKKEKIGVIGAGVMGQGVAHQFSKYGYDVTLVDVNEDKLQEAAARIRNIERLDLLMQKSGKSPQSINQNILQNISLTTSLSTLKEATVIIENVPEKIEIKTIVYKELYHVVNDTALVAVNTSATPIGILSALLRYPERVMGMHFVNPVHLMPTLELVKGASTDDNTIQRALDLLADMKMKGVLVNDAPGFVSNRVMLMYINEAAMCVEEGIGSAHAVDQIFRECLSHKMGPLQTADLIGIDTILYSLEVLHHSFANDKYKPAGILQQMVDKELLGIKKGQGFYKY; translated from the coding sequence ATGAAAAAAGAAAAAATAGGCGTCATCGGAGCTGGCGTAATGGGACAAGGAGTGGCCCACCAGTTCTCTAAATACGGATATGACGTAACCCTGGTAGATGTAAATGAGGATAAATTACAGGAAGCCGCTGCCCGTATAAGGAATATAGAACGGCTGGACCTGCTGATGCAGAAAAGCGGTAAATCCCCTCAAAGCATCAATCAAAATATCCTGCAGAACATATCCCTGACCACCTCTCTGTCCACATTGAAAGAAGCGACCGTCATTATTGAAAATGTGCCCGAAAAGATCGAGATCAAAACAATCGTGTACAAAGAACTATATCACGTGGTTAATGATACAGCACTTGTAGCAGTGAATACCTCCGCAACACCTATCGGAATACTCTCTGCACTACTGCGATATCCGGAAAGAGTCATGGGAATGCACTTCGTCAATCCCGTACATCTGATGCCAACGCTCGAACTTGTAAAAGGAGCCAGCACTGATGATAACACCATACAAAGAGCATTAGACCTGCTGGCAGATATGAAGATGAAAGGTGTATTGGTCAATGATGCCCCCGGATTTGTATCCAATAGGGTAATGCTCATGTACATCAATGAAGCCGCTATGTGTGTGGAAGAAGGTATAGGCAGCGCTCATGCAGTCGATCAGATATTCAGAGAGTGCCTCTCCCACAAAATGGGACCACTACAAACCGCAGACCTCATCGGCATCGATACCATTCTCTATTCCCTGGAAGTATTACACCACTCATTTGCTAACGATAAATATAAACCTGCAGGAATACTCCAGCAAATGGTCGATAAAGAACTGCTCGGGATCAAAAAAGGTCAGGGATTCTATAAATACTAA
- a CDS encoding phosphopantetheine-binding protein, whose protein sequence is MKEAIRSYLQQRIGEDVSFSNTDDIFELGLVTSIFAMQLVMYLEREFNISVSNDEMNITNFNSVDNITTFVSGKKSSATTANV, encoded by the coding sequence ATGAAAGAGGCTATCAGATCATACCTTCAACAACGTATAGGGGAAGACGTCAGCTTTTCCAATACAGACGATATATTCGAACTGGGACTGGTAACATCCATTTTTGCGATGCAACTGGTTATGTACCTGGAACGGGAATTCAATATTTCCGTGTCGAATGATGAAATGAATATCACCAACTTCAACTCCGTAGATAACATTACCACCTTCGTGTCCGGCAAAAAAAGTTCGGCCACCACAGCAAATGTGTGA
- a CDS encoding O-methyltransferase, with protein sequence MFNLIVQSINPAVNNYFLTLFRLLMENAHYELVSPAIQSFVESYLQPESDILRDLNDFTQQKAPFPEMLAGHYQGELLRMFSKMIQPAAILEIGTYTGYSAICLSDGLRQGGVLHTIEANEELAPHIHSFLERAGLSAQVTLHIGDARKIVPALQDVFDLVFIDADKPSYALYYDLVFDKIRPGGYIIADNILWRGKITDESATDRSTVALREYVRKVHADERVENIILPIRDGLMVARKK encoded by the coding sequence ATGTTTAATTTAATTGTACAGTCTATTAACCCGGCTGTCAACAACTATTTTCTAACATTGTTCCGCTTACTTATGGAAAACGCCCACTACGAACTGGTATCACCAGCCATACAATCTTTTGTTGAATCGTATCTACAACCTGAATCTGATATTCTGCGTGACCTGAATGATTTCACGCAACAGAAGGCACCTTTCCCGGAAATGCTTGCAGGACATTACCAAGGTGAGTTATTACGTATGTTCAGTAAGATGATACAGCCAGCTGCTATTCTTGAGATAGGTACTTATACCGGTTATTCTGCTATCTGCCTGAGTGATGGGTTGCGGCAAGGAGGCGTATTGCATACGATAGAAGCGAATGAGGAGCTGGCGCCGCATATCCACTCATTTCTTGAAAGGGCAGGTTTATCGGCGCAGGTAACATTACATATAGGGGATGCCCGCAAGATAGTCCCGGCATTGCAGGATGTGTTTGACCTTGTATTTATTGATGCAGACAAACCCAGTTATGCGCTTTATTATGACCTGGTCTTTGATAAGATCAGACCAGGTGGTTATATAATTGCGGACAACATTCTCTGGAGAGGAAAAATAACGGATGAAAGTGCCACTGACCGTAGTACAGTGGCACTAAGAGAATATGTGCGTAAGGTACATGCTGATGAACGCGTAGAAAATATTATTCTACCTATCCGTGATGGTTTGATGGTAGCCAGGAAAAAATAG
- a CDS encoding TlpA disulfide reductase family protein produces the protein MNKVFITALCLLPFATHAQEADYTIQGQLGKSNVYPKAYLYSSNGKGRLIDSVDIKDGAFIFKGRTDRSAKAFLFTGHSLAQSYAGDRVIFYLEKGNTKIQSPDSLAHARVSGGTVNTTFLAYKALTAATDRRSDSITNAYYAMTPEERAQEDFKKKYQAANAALAVAQGQIVKTFIKKHPNTIVSLDALYEWAGDDPDPDAAAPVFALLSNEMKTSKAGQRFTQLLETQRKTAIGVTAPVFTQPDTTGKMVSLQDFRGKYVLVDFWASWCGPCRKENPNVVAAYEQFKDKNFTIVGVSLDNPNGRSFWLQAIHDDKLAWSQLSDLKGWKNEAAQLYGVQGIPANFLIGPDGKIVAKHLRGEDLKKRLTQLLQ, from the coding sequence ATGAACAAGGTTTTTATCACAGCGCTATGCCTGTTGCCATTTGCTACGCACGCACAGGAGGCAGATTATACGATACAAGGGCAACTTGGCAAAAGCAATGTTTATCCCAAGGCCTATTTATACAGCAGCAACGGTAAGGGGAGGCTAATCGATTCTGTAGACATCAAGGACGGCGCTTTTATTTTTAAGGGGCGTACTGACCGGTCAGCCAAGGCCTTTTTATTTACCGGTCATAGCCTGGCGCAGTCTTATGCCGGGGATCGGGTGATCTTTTACCTGGAGAAAGGGAATACGAAGATACAGTCTCCGGATTCGCTTGCGCATGCCAGGGTGAGCGGCGGTACGGTGAATACTACTTTTCTTGCCTATAAGGCGTTGACAGCAGCGACAGATCGTCGTTCGGACTCTATTACCAATGCGTATTATGCGATGACGCCGGAGGAGAGGGCACAGGAGGATTTCAAGAAAAAGTATCAGGCTGCCAATGCAGCATTGGCAGTAGCGCAAGGACAGATCGTAAAGACCTTTATCAAGAAGCATCCGAATACGATCGTTAGTCTTGATGCCTTGTATGAGTGGGCAGGAGATGATCCTGATCCGGATGCAGCGGCGCCGGTATTTGCGCTGTTATCCAATGAGATGAAAACAAGTAAGGCAGGGCAGCGGTTTACACAGTTGCTGGAGACCCAGCGTAAAACGGCTATTGGCGTAACGGCGCCTGTTTTCACACAGCCCGACACTACCGGCAAGATGGTGTCTTTACAGGATTTTCGCGGTAAATATGTATTGGTGGATTTCTGGGCCAGCTGGTGTGGTCCCTGCCGCAAGGAGAATCCTAATGTAGTAGCCGCCTATGAACAGTTCAAGGATAAGAATTTCACCATTGTGGGTGTCTCCCTGGACAATCCTAATGGGCGGTCTTTTTGGTTGCAGGCTATTCATGATGATAAACTTGCCTGGTCACAGTTGTCCGATCTGAAAGGTTGGAAAAATGAGGCAGCTCAGTTGTATGGAGTACAGGGTATCCCTGCAAATTTCCTGATCGGTCCGGATGGCAAGATTGTGGCTAAACATCTGCGCGGTGAGGATCTTAAAAAGCGTCTTACGCAATTGTTGCAATAG